The segment GTCAAACCGCTGCTTGTTTACCACTCCGAGACTCCCAGGGTGTTCAAGACATGCAATGTTATCAAGGACACGCTGAGTGTTATGTGGAGGGCCAATAAGAAGGCGTGGCTGACGAGGCAGATCTTTACCGAGTGGCTAAACTGTGTCTTCGGCCCCACGGTGAAGAAATATTTGTTGGACGAAGGCTTGCCGCTCAAGGCGGTGTTGGTCATGGACAATTCCCCCGTCCATCCCCCGTACATGGAGGACGTTCTACTGGAAGAGTTCTCCTTCATCACCTTAAAGTTCCTGCCGCCCGACATCACACTGGACAAGCTCGTTGTGGACAGCTTTAAAAAGGAGTACACAAAAGCCTTATTCCAGCGATGTTTCGACGTGACGTCGGACACCCGGCTCGCGCTCCGAGACTTTTGGAAGGATCATTTTAACATCCTGACCTGCATAGGACTGATCGACAAGGCGTGGAACGGCGTGGCGAGGACGACTCTCATCGCAACGTGGAGGAAGCTTTGGCCGGGGTATGTCGCCGAATGTGACGTGGAGGGACCGGAACCCTCGTCGGCGGTGGAGGAGATCGTGTCCCTCGGCAACACCATGGGCTTGGTCATGGACAAGCGCGACGTGGAGGAGCTTTTGGAGGAGCACGACGTGGAGTTGACCCCGGATGAGCTTCTGTGTCTTCACTTGGAGCAACACAAGCAGGCCTTGGAGGAGCTTTCCTCGGGAGTGGAGGAGGAAGCGGTGATGGAGATCCCTTCAGCTGAAATTAAGGATATGTGTGGTTGGTGGGAGAACATTCAGGGGTTTGTGCTGAGCACCTTCCCGGACAAAGCTGTGGCCAGTAGGACCCTCAATCTCTTCAATGACAACATCATGGGTCACTACAGGCACATTTTGAAGCGCCGCCAGAAGCGGGTGTCTATGAATATGTTTTTGGTGCAGCAAGAACCGAGTGAGGCCCAGTCTGATCTTGGTCCTATGATCGTCAAGACGATTaagaaagaagaagaggaggactaTCTTTTTGAACAGTAACCCAGGAAGAAGAGGGCAGAGCCGGCTGTCCACCAATGATTTCAACTCAATAATTTATATTTTCACCCGATGCCTTAATccagtggttgtcaaacttttttccaccaagtaccaccttgaGAGCCAAGCTTTTTCCAAAGTACCACCAGTAAGGACCAACATTGAAATACCGTagcctagtaggcctaagtattcattaaaaacaaggcagatgtttcaCTTAAgaacatttaatatttttggccactgtatcattacacatagttt is part of the Nerophis ophidion isolate RoL-2023_Sa linkage group LG13, RoL_Noph_v1.0, whole genome shotgun sequence genome and harbors:
- the LOC133564879 gene encoding tigger transposable element-derived protein 1-like, translating into MSPMKAPVERVKKNKKGITVDLKKTICKEYINGARIVDLARKYDRNKSTIATIVKKRDVFVDADVAKGVKYLRKGREKILDQVEKMLPVWIHEKQLAGDIMSDSDICEKARCLHANLSREDPCGSTEDHFKASRGWFEKFKRRTGLLRVDPRIQALSPGQAAAEDFVKHFSDFIDQGGFVPQQVFSCDDTGLFWKKMPKRTYITAEETGLPGHKVMKDRLTLLVCANATGDRKVKPLLVYHSETPRVFKTCNVIKDTLSVMWRANKKAWLTRQIFTEWLNCVFGPTVKKYLLDEGLPLKAVLVMDNSPVHPPYMEDVLLEEFSFITLKFLPPDITLDKLVVDSFKKEYTKALFQRCFDVTSDTRLALRDFWKDHFNILTCIGLIDKAWNGVARTTLIATWRKLWPGYVAECDVEGPEPSSAVEEIVSLGNTMGLVMDKRDVEELLEEHDVELTPDELLCLHLEQHKQALEELSSGVEEEAVMEIPSAEIKDMCGWWENIQGFVLSTFPDKAVASRTLNLFNDNIMGHYRHILKRRQKRVSMNMFLVQQEPSEAQSDLGPMIVKTIKKEEEEDYLFEQ